Genomic DNA from Desulfonema ishimotonii:
GTTAAGTAAAACTAATGAAACCTGATTTTAACCGCCTTAAAGTCTTCTATCATATCTTCTCCCGGATGAGCATCGCACTTGCGGCAAAAGACCTGCATGTGACCCAGTCCGCCGTCAGCCAGCATCTTCAGAAGCTGGAAGCGGAGATAGGGACGCCGCTGTTTACAAGGCTCCACAAGCGTCTGGTTCCGACTGCTGCCGGAGAGAATCTTTTCAGAATCGTGGAACCCTTTGTAAGTGAGCTGGAAAGCGGCCTCAGAACGATCCGGCAGGCACGGGAAAAGCCGTCGGGACGCCTCAGAATCGGCTCGCCCGTGGAATTCGGGAAAAAATATTTCCCCGGCATATTTGGGGCCTTCAGAGAAAAGTATCCCGACGTGACCTTTTTTCTGAAACTGGGCCATTCGCCAACGCTGCTGTCAATGGTCAGTCAGGGAAAGTTGGACTTTGCCTTTGCGGATATATTTCCGACACATGACCGGTTTTCAGGGGATCTCGGCATTTTCAGCATCGAGCCGATTGTCGAGGAGGAGATCGTTCTGGCATGTTCCGGGGAATACCACGCCCGGCATGTGGAACATGACCATTCCTTTGAACATCTTGTGACACGGGATTTTATCGCCTACGGCCTCTCCGCCCTTCCGCTGAAGAACTGGTTCCGGCATCATTTCGGGAAAGCCTTTTCCCGGCTTAATATTGTGATGGCCGTGGAAAGCCACCAGACAGTGGTTGCGGGGATAAAGCATCATATGGGGCTGGGGGTTGTGGCGTCGCATGTCGTACACGGTGAAATCAGCCGGGGCGAGATCGTTCCGGTGACAACATCCGAGAAAGAGGTGATCAACCGGATTTCCCTGGTTCAGCTTCAGGATAAAATCCCGACCCTGACCGAAAAGGCCTTTCTGGCTCATTTTCGGGAAATAATGAACGCCACGGGGATGAAGCGGTTGGAATAAACCGTTTCAGAGGATGGCCTGAAGATCCAGATGCTTCAGCACATCCGGTTCAAGGGGCAGGATGCGTATTCGTTCAAACCGGCTGAACCCTTTGGGATTGTAGTAGGCAAAGTAGAATTTAAGCCGGAATTCGCCGATCCTGTACTCGTCATAACCGTGGATTTCCGCTGTTTCGGGATTCAGCACCGGGTAACCCGCATTCAGGAAATGTGCCCGGATTTTCTGATAAAAGGACTGGTTAAACCGGATATCGAAACGGGAACGGTCTAATTTTTCAAGGTTGGAGCCGATATTCTGGTACAGCGTAAACTGATGAATAACCTCCTGTGTTTCCGTGTTGAGATTTCGGAAATCTTCGATAATCGGGATGAGCTGGCTGATTTTGGGGAACCGCTCAATTGCATCCTGAAAATACATCTGATTGTGCAGTTTCAGCTCGTGGATGGAGATATGTTCCAGCCGGGCCGCCAGGTTGACGGTCTCGCCCGTAACGGTGAAATCCCGCATAAACTCATTGCCCAGGTTGGACCGCAGAATCTGATCCCCGTAGGTCAGCCCGCTTCTCAGCCCCAGGCTGGAATCCTCAAATCCCTCCGCCACAATCAGGTTGTAGAGAATCCGGCACAGGTCAAAGACGGCAAAAAAGTTGTTTAAAAAGGCAGGCCGCTGCTGTGCGTCCGGTTCGTCGTTCCGGGTGTTCAGGAAGACGCACATCACATTATCGCCCATGAACTTGTCGATCCGTCCGTGATACCGTTTGCTGATGAGTTTGGTTTTTTCAAAAAAGGGCTGCTGAATCTTGTTAAGATAAATACTTCTGCCGTGGGTATTGAGAAACTGGGTGCTGGCCCGCATATCGGAAAAACTGACACAGCCGCTCTCATTCCGGTCGGAAACCCCGAATTTCAGCACATCCTCAAATTTTTCCCACTCCCGGTCATAGGCAGCAGGGTCTGTATCCGCATCCCGCCTGCCCGAACGGCTCAGACACCGGTCTTTGCTCTCCTGCTGCAAAAAGGTGAAGATATGGCGAAATTCATCCGCGGCAGCCTTTCCGTCCATGCGGACGTAATGGCCTGTCTCATCGGAATAGCGCTTGAACAGCACCGCGTCCTCATCGCTGTAATCCGGGAACATGATATTGGAGAACGGCCCGGCCTTCCGCTGCCCCAGAAAGAGAATCTCATCCGGGAAGAGGCTCGACAGGGAGCTGTCCAGGGCATAAAGCCATAACAGACTGGTGGGGTAGTCGGCATTATAAAAATAGCGCTTGATCCACCGGAGATATTTGTGTGTCTTGGAGATGTCGCTGATGGGGATAAAGATGCAGCTCAGATCATCGAGCGGGTCGGAGTAAAAATAGATGCGGATCAGGTCGTCCAGCATCTGCAGGGCCGGTCGCGGGGGGGCGGTGTCGTCCAATTGTTCCGGCGGCAGGTTTTTGATGAACCGCCAGAGACAGAGATTCTCTTTTTTAAACCGGTAATGCCTCAGGATATGACGGTAGAGATCGGCGTTCAGCATATCCTCATACGCATCGGAATCCGGCCAGATGGCCACAGGCGCATTTTTGAACACATCGTAAAGGACCGGTTCGACCTCTTCAGGCCTTTCGACTGCCCGGAGCCGGGCCATGCACCGGCCGATCATTTCGTTTTGGGAGGATAAGGTCAGGCGTTTTTCACTGCTGCTGTCCATAGTGTTCTCGCGGTAATATTTTTGAATTCAGAACAGTTAACTTTTTTACAGGCGGTTGGAAGCGGTTTTCGGTGATTCTGGTTTTTTTCATAAAATACGCATCTGTGAAAGTCAAGCATACTCTTTTTGCCGGAACAATTCCCGTATTTGCCCCGATGCAGATACGGAGGGAATTCTGAAGGGCCGCGTTTTTTCTGCCAGGAAGTAAATTTCACGTATCCCTACGACTGCGGGGCATCGCCAGCCTCGTCCCGCTTTTCTGACCGGATCAGCCACGCCCGGACCTTTTCCTGCAACACCCGCCGCTCCCGGGGCGTAACGCCTTCGGGGTCGAACCGGTAGCGGTAGTGCAGCATCAGTATGGGCCGGAGGGAGGCCGTCAGCCGCCGGCCCTCGGCCGAGCGTCCGATTCCTGAAATCCAGTCGGACAGGGGCTCGCCGGGGTTGCGGACATGCCCCATGCGGTTCAGCTTTTCCACAACCTGATAGAACTCGGAATCACTGCCATATCGTCGGACGGGAGCGGGGGAAGACTCAGCGCGGCGAACCGGTTTTATCCGCTTTGTCCGCCAGAGTTTTCTGACAACAATCGCCAGCAGGGGAATCAGAAGCCACGGCACATATCCTGAGAAATCACCGGCATCCTGCCGCCATTGCCACTGGGAAAATCTGAAGGCAAGCCAGGACCAGAGATCCGAGAGGAGCTGCCAGGACGGGGCGGCCTCATCCTCGGTTTCCCGCCATGTGGACACCGTATTGTCCACATCCTGCCAGACGCCGTTGACACAGGCCATTGCCCAGGCGTGGGCATGACGCTCCCGGACGACGATCCAGCTGCCCGACAGGCTGAACTCGTGGGCTGAAAACCCGGTGACATACCGGGCGGGGATGCCTGCGGCCCGCAGCAGCAGCACGGTGGCTGTGGCAAAATATTCACAGTGGCCGGAGCGGTATTTCAGCAGAAAATGGGCCAGCGGCGTCAGGGTGTTGCCGGAATTCAGATCGAGGGAGTAGGTGAAGTTCTGCTCGAAGAAATTCGCCAGGGTTTCCAGGCGCTTTTCAGGCGGCCCGGTTTCAAGTTTCAGCTCACTGACGATCTGATCAATGGCCGCCCGTTCCGCTTTGGGCACGAGCAGATCGTTTTCCGAAGGCGGCGGAGACAGCACCTCGTGGCCGAAACGGGCAGTGTAACGGATCAGCCCCGGCCCCTCTTTGACACGGATCGCCCCCAGACGGCTCCGGGAGAGGTTGAGCAGGGGCAGGCCGGAGACCTGAAACGTACCCCCGGGCAGTTTCAGCATCCCCTGACCGCTTCTGAGATGCGCGGCCACCTCAATCCCGGCAGCGGGTGCGGATGCCTTTCCCAGAGGCCAGACCATTTCCGGCGCTTCCGGGGCGATCCGTTCAAAGTCGGAATGAATCGCATACCAGTTGGAACTGCTGTATTGGTCATACACGGCCTCCCGGAGGAGGAGCGGCACCTGAACGCCGGTCCGGGGCCTGACCCTGAAGAAAATGCGGTCGGAGCGTTTGAGATGTCCGATATAGCCCAGGGCGGTGATATTGCGGTAAGGGTCGGCGTCCTCCCGCTCCATGTCGTAAAACCACTCCAGCCCCCTGGCTTCCAGATAAAGTTGCAGCCTGTTCAGGCCGACATGTCCGGCATATCCCCCGTAACAGGCGAGGATAAAAAGAATGGCCCAGGATATGGGTGAGAAGCGTGCGGGCCGGACTGCCAGAAGTGCCCCGGCGGACAGGGCCATGAATCCGATATAAAATCCTGAATTTTTGTTGAAGGCAAAGCTGGCCGACAGGATGCACAGGGCGAAGTAGGGGAAGTTGAGATTGACAGCGAAGGGCGTCCCGCTCTGCGGCCCCTCTTTCTGTTTTCGCAGAAAAAGGGAGATCGAGCGGATATCAATTTGCGGCTCAGTATTGTAGGTCTGGCAGAAGACCAGGGGAAACAGGACGGCGGGCAGCCACATCATCGTGGTAAATATGATGAAGACGGACCGGTGTACCATGAGCAGCCAGGCGAATATTCCGACGAACAGGAGGGCGCATAAATCCGAGATCCGGTTGAAATCTTTTTTGGAAAATGCCCATCTGAACCGGACGGGATGGGAGAGTTCAAGCAGGATGGCCATGACACAGGCAAGGGGCAGCAGTCCGACCTGAATGCCCCAGAAGAGCAGCGATGCCCCCAGCAGCAGCGGCGGCGTTGTCCGGTGAGGGGAAGCGGTTTTCATAATTTTGCCAGCCCCGCTTCGATCTTCCCCACCTTAAGCTGATGAAAATTGCAGGCATCCGCGTCATCCCCCGGTTCAGCGAAGAGGGCGTCGGTAATCACCAGCACGAGGACGGGAACCCCCAGCATTCTGAGGCGGCGAACAAACTCCCGGCGCAGCGTGTCCCATGACAGCAGCACGCAGATACATCCGCTCAGAAGGCCGGCCCGTTCAATGACCGATGCGGCCAGTGCTGAAAAGGGCTTGTCCAGACACGGCCTGACCGATGCCAGAATTTCCAGGGTTTTTTCGGTCTCTCCCAGCCCTCTGCCGGCCGTAAAACAATAGGATTCCGGCCCCACAAAGATCAGGTCCAGAAGAGATTCCTGGGTCTGCACCGTGCAGGCAAAGGAGGCGGCCACCGAAACGGCCTCCTCAAAAAGGTCGCTGTCATCCGCATCGTGGAACGTGTCCAGCACCAGCGCGTGGCGCACGAAGAACTCCTCCTGAAATTCCCTGACCATCGGGCGGCCCATGCGCGCCCAGCTTTTCCAGTGAATTTTCCGCAGAGGGTCGCCGGCCCGGTAATCCCGGAGGGAGACAAATTCCTCGGAGTCCCCCACGGACGAGGTCAGGGCCACGCCGCCGGACTGAAACCGACGACTGCCCGGCAGTCTGAAACTGGGCAGGGAATAGCGCCGGGGCAGCACGACCACCTCCCGGGGCAGCGGAATCCTGAGCAGGCTGTTAAACAGTCCGAAGGGATCGGGCCAGGCCAGGGTCAGTCCGGTCAGACGGATCACCCCCCGGTGCCGGGGATGCAGCCGTACCCGGATCTTTTCGCTGCCCCCCGGCGGGATGACCGGCAGGGGCTGCGGGGGGATGCGCACGCCCTGTCTTCTGGAAATCAGCCACTCCCAGCGGTAAAATCCCATATGCCGGTCAAAGAAATTTCTTTTTTCTTCCCCCGGTTCACGGGCCTTCAGGAAGGTTTTGAAATCCGGGCGCGGGTCTTGGAGGTTTTCAAAAAAGGAGAGGCCGCGCCGGGGTTTTGCGGTGTTGTTCCGGAGGATCAGCTGATAGGTCAGCGGCTCACCGGCGGTCCCGAACCGGGGCATGATTCGTTCGGCGCTGAACCGCAACCGGGAGAAGAATCCCCATGCCACGGCGAGGAGCAGCAGGCAGACCAGAAATGTGAAGATCTGGTAGGACATGCTTCGCCGGGTATCCAGGCCGAGGACGCCGGATGTGAATGCCCCGAAGAGGACCAGCAGCCCGGCTGCGGTGAACCGTTCCAGCATCCGTCGTTTAATGGCGTACAGCAGGCGGAAATGTATATACAGCAGACGTTTTATCAGTATTTTCATCGGCGTATCCCTGGCGGATGCTCAATCTGGAACGAAGTCATACGGTTCGCCTCCGCGCCCCGGCAGACGGGGAAGCGGAGAGGGCAAATACGGGGCGGTCTTCTGCGGAGCCGTTCAGGCCGGGACGGGAATGGTTTCCAGTATCTGCCGGACAATATCCGCATCCGTCTCCCCTGAAAATTTTGCCTGGGCGGCCATGACCATGCGGTGGGCAATGACTTGGACGGCGATTTCCTGAATATGCTCCGGGGTGACAAACGCCAGCCCGTCAAACAGGGCCAGCGCCTTTGCGGTTTTCATCAGGGATAGGGATGCCCTGGGGCTGGCCCCCATGTCAATGCCGGGAAAAGACCGGGTTGCCTGAACAATCTCCACAATATAGCGTCTGATCTCTTCGCTGACGCGGATATTGCCGATACTCTGTCTGAGGGTCACAATATCCTCAACCGAGATGCAGGGGGAGATCTGCGCCATCGGGTCTTTTATGCCCTGGTCCGACAAAATCGCCATCTCCTGCGCCTGAGACACATACCCCAGGCTGAACTGGGCTGTAAACCGGTCCATCTGGGCTTCGGGCAGCGGATAGGTTCCCCGGGATTCCACCGGATTCTGGGTGGCGATGACAAAAAAGATATCTGCCAGCTGACGCCGCTCGCCGTCGATGCTGACCTGGGACTCGGCCATGGCTTCCAGCAGGGCGGACTGGGTTCTGGGGGATGCGCGGTTGATCTCGTCCGCCAGCAGGATATTGGTGAACACCGGCCCTCTGTGAAAGTGAAACAGGCCGTCTTTCTGATCAAACACCGATACCCCCAGGATATCCGACGGCAGAAGGTCCGGCGTAAACTGGATACGCTTGTAATCGCAGCTGACAGAGCAGGCCAGGGCTTTGGCCAGGGTGGTCTTACCGGTTCCCGGATAATCTTCCAGCAGCACATGGCCGTTGCTGAAGAAGACCGCAAGGAGCCTGCGTATGGCCGCAGACTGGCCGATGATAACGGTTTCAATATTTTCGGTGATTTTCCGGTAAATTTCTATGGGCGTTAATTCTGACATGAATCACAGTTTCTCGAGAATGGCTTCAAAGGCGGTCCGGGCGTTCAGGAGATCCTTTTCATCGGGGTGCAGCTTGGCCTCTTCAAGGCGGTTGCGGCGCTCCGGCGTCATGGGATGCTTTTCCGGCGCGACCTTGGCCATCATCTGAACCACGTCGGGATCGACTTTTCCCTGACACATAAAACCGCCATGTACATGATTGCCTTCCAGCAGTTTCTCCACCCGCGCCATACATTTCCGGGCGTGTTCGGAATCGGGATATGCGCCCAGCGTCCCGAAGACGCCGACATTTTTACCGTTGATGGTTTTCATGTATTTTTGGGCGGCTTCATCCGCCGTGCCCTTGTTTGCCCAGAACCCCAGGGCGATAAAATCGAATTCATCCGGCGGCGGGGCGGTTTCAACCGGGTGAATCTCTTTGGGTTCGGGCAGAATTTCAAATATCGCCTGAGCGACTTTGCGGGTATTTCCGGTTCGGCTTGAATATACGACAAGGCTTTTCATCTCTGTTTTCCTTTTTCCTCAGATTCCTTCTGTCAATCCGTCTTTTACAGGGCTATAGCGCATTTATTGTTTTTCAGACGTGTAAAAATACCGATTCAGGCGTATTCAGGACGTTTCATGGCACAAAAAGCTGTTTTAAAAATTGTCGGAGAATCAGCATCAGAACGCCGGGGAATGAATCCCCCGGCTGAAAGCGGAACCGGGCTGAAGCCCGCTGTCGGTGGTGCAACCCGGCGTTTTTCAGGGCCGCCCGTTTCAGAAGCTGTTTTAAAAACCCCTTCGGAGTGCAAAAGTCAGCCCCCGAAGGGGGGCGTACTTTTGCAAAACACGCGAAAAAACGGCCTTCGGCCTTAATTTTCGCACTCCGTTTCCGAGTCGCCGGTATTTTTCAAACAGCTTCCAAATTACCTTGTTTTATAAGCGTCTGTCTGAGAATTTCGGAATCCGATCGCCGGGGAATGAATCCCCCGGCTGAAAGCGGAACCGGGCTGAAGCCCGCTGCCGGTGGTGCAACCCGGTGTCTTTTTGGGGTTGCCCGTTTCAGACACCTTCCGAAGCCGGGGCTGTCTGTGCGCCGTATCCTCAGATACACCTGACATCTGAGTTAGAAAATATAGCAGGGCAGGGGCTTTATCAAACAAAAAGTCGGATGGCCGCTGCAAACCCGACAGCGTAAAATGAGAGGAAGTAGGATATGTATACGTTACTTTACATTGTTCACCCCATTGACAGTTTTGTGCCTGTTGTGAAATTCTCTTTTTAAAAGGCGACATGCTCTCCTTCCTTTTGCAGGGTGGCATGGGGTGTTTTTCAAGGCATTTCGCTCTTAAAAATTTGTTTTTACAGAATTGGTGCTATCGCCTGAACACACACAGGGAGCGGCAGACAATGAACAGTGAGATGTTTACGGAGAGAATACGGGGCTTGTTTTTTCTGAGGCAACAGCGGGTATGCAGCGTTTGCTGGGATGGACTGCTGGAAGTCCGTTTTCCTGATTTCCGGACCCGTATGCCTGTGCGGGGGGTGGATCTTTCCGGCAGCGGTGCCTGTTTCTGCTGCGAACAGATTTTTGTTCACCAGCGCTACCTGACGTCTGTTGCGGCCCCTGTGGATCTGATTCTGAAGATCAGGTCGCCGTCGGGCGGCTTTGAAACCCCCAGTGAGATTACATGGTATCGCTGGTCTGTGGAAAAGAGGGCGTATGAAATTGCTGTAAAATTTGTTAATATGCTGGCTGAGAACAGGAAGTTTCTGGATAAACTCATCAGCGAACTGAGAAATCGAAAAGGAGTGCCGCATGAAACGTAATGTATTGTCCGTTTTTCTATCTGTATTTATCTCCGTGTTCCTGTGGGTGGCTGTCGGGGAATGTAACTCAGACGCATACCGGGGGGATTACAAAATCAGAAGTCCGCTGTTATTTGCAAAAAAGGATAAAAAGCATAAGCACCATAAAAAACAGGACGCATATGTGTATTATTACTATCCCGCAGCGCATATTTATTTTTCCCCGGAAAAGAAGGACTGGTTTTACCGGAAAGGCGATAAATGGAAAAAGGCCAAACATCTGCCCAAACATATCCGGGTTCACGATGCAAAACATGTGGTTGTCCGCACGGGGACAGATCAGCCCTATCTTTTTTTTGATGCGCATAAGGCGAAGTACGCGCCCCATGCGGCCAGGCTAAAAAGAGAATTTCACTATTACCCGGTGTACCGGGTCTATTCTTCCCCGGATCAGAAATCCTGGTTTTACCAGAAGGACGGGAAGTGGAAAAAACATAAGAAGCTGCCCAAACATATCCGGGTTCAGGGTGCGAAATATGTGGTTGTCCGCACGGAGACGGATCAGCCCTATCTTTTTTTTGATGCGCATAAGGTGAAATATGCGCCCCATGTGGCCAAGGCAAAAAGGAAATTTCACTATTACCCGGTGTACCGGGTCTATTCTTCCCCGGATCAGAAATTCTGGTTTTACCAGAAGGACGGGAAATGGAAAAAATACAAGACGCGGCCTCACGGCATCCGGCCCGGCAAAACCGATTATGTGGTGTTGTCTGCGGAGTCGGATCAGCCTTATGTGTATTTCAAAAAGCATAATGCCAAATACGGGGCCGGATATGGGCGGCGGTATACCTATTATCCTTCAGACCGCGTCTATTTTGATGCCCGCGACAAGGTTTATTTTTATCCTCACAAAAAGGGGTGGAAGAAGGATAAGAAGCTTCCCAGACACATCCGTCTGAAGGATGCGGAAACGGTGGTGCTTTATCTGGATGAGGACAGGCCGTATATCTATTTTGAAGGCCGCTGAACGGGCTTTGCGCGGAGATCACAGCGCCCTTCAGGGCGGTTCCGCTGTCAGCCGGGGGATTTATTCCCCGGCTCAGAGAGCTGGAAACCGGTTTTGTCTGTGTGGAAAATTTTCACGAAAGAGGTCGGAAAAAAACAGAAGAAAAGTTGTATACTCCTCGGACTTTGGTTTTTCATGGCATGAAAAATGCTTAAATATTATCCGATTATTTTTTAAAAATCGGAGGTGAAAAAATCATGAGGAAAAAACGCTCTCTGAATATCAGAACCCATATTTTCATGCCGGAAGAAACCGAAACCCTGAAAAGGTACCGTGACGGCCAGAAGGATTACCGCCTGAAACTCCGCTTCATAGCGCTTCTGCTGATCGCCGGCAATACCGGAACCGAAATTGTGGCCGCGGCAGTCGGAAAAGATATCAGAACCGTGGAAACATGGTACGGAAAATATCTTACGCATGGTCCCGATGCCCTGAATTCCTTTCAGTACCAACCGAAACGGTGCTTTCTGTCAGATGATCAGCTCGCAGACATGATCGCATGGGTGAAAAAAGAACTCCCTTCCGATACGAAAGTCATCTGTCATTATATAAGGGAACAGACCGGGATTGCCTACTGCCAAAGCGCGGTTGCGAAGCTCCTTAAAAAAAACGGACTGAGACGACTCCGTCCGAAGCTGATTCCGGGAAAACCTCCGTCCGAAAAAGAACAAACCGATTTTATTGAAAAATATGAGAAACTCCGCAAATCCGCCGCCGATCCGGAGTCCGGCAGAGTCGTCATTTTCTGCGATGCCATGCACTTCGTTCATCAGACCGTGCCCGCGACATGTTGGGGAGATCCGTCCGAACGACCTGTTTTAAAAGCAAATTCCGGGCGTCAGCGCCTGAATATCATGGGCGGATATGATCCCGTGACCTGTAAGCTGATACATGAGACCGACGAAAAAAACTGTGACTCCGAAAAAGCGATCATTTTTTTCAAAAAACTGCTCAGAACCTATCCGAAAGCCAGTATGATAAAGGTTTTTGCTGATAATGCCACTTATTTTCATGCCCGGAACACACAGGAATGGCTTGAAAAAAATCCCCGGATCAGTTTGTATTTTCTCCCGGCCTATGCTCCGAACCTGAATCTGATCGAACGCCTTTGGCGTTTTGCAAAAGGGAAACTGATCAGAAACACATATTATGAGAAATACAAGACGTTCCGGTGTCATGTTTTTCGTCTTCTGAATAATATACATAATTATGAAAGTGAGTTATCATCTCTTATGGTAGAAAAATTTCAGATAATTCGCCAATAAAAGCAATAAATGTGCCATGAAAAACCAAAGTCTGAATAGTATACCTGTAAATAATTCTGTGACGGCCTGTTTTCTGCCGATTCAGCCACCTGATTTCACATTGCCGGAAAATAGGATTCAGTGCGTATCACAGAATTATTTACAGGTACAACCAACCCGAGTCCAAAGGATCGGCTCATGATTAAGAAAATTATCGAGTGGTCCGTGAAAAACAAGTTCATGGTTATCCTTGCCACACTCTTTAGAAGCTGTTTTAAAAATACCAGAGACTCAGAAACGGAGTGCGAAAATTAAGGACGAAGGCCGGTTTTTCGCAAATTTTGCAAAAGATCGCCCCTTCGGGGCTTAACTTTCGCACTCCGAAAATATTTTTAAAACAGTTTCTTATGCGTTGCGCCAAGCGCTGATATTCCTTCCCTTCTGGCTTGCCACATAATATTTTTCAAACGCGTTTTTAAAAATGAGGTAGTGATCGCCATGTTTCTGAAGCCCATCGGCCTGCTGACGGTTTCCGCCCTTTTTTTTGTTACCGTCTCATGTGCCAGTACTCTCTACCTGATCAGCTGGATCGGCGCGGATGCCAGTGTCACCCGGACCGGCGAATTGGCCTCCCCGGAAATTTCCGAAGCCAGCGGGCTGGCCGCATCGCAAATCCGGGACGACCTGCTCTGGGTGCTGAACGACAGCGGCAACGGACCGCATCTGTTTGCCATTACCCCGAAGGGCAAACATCTGGGCACACTTATTATCGGCGGGGCACAGAATTATGACTGGGAGGACCTGGCTGCGTTTGAAGATGAGGGCAACCCCTGTCTGCTTATTGCCGATGTGGGGGACAACCGGGCCCGGCGAAACAGGTGTTTTCTGTACATTATCCGGGAGCCGGAGATAAAAAAATGGCCCGCATCCGGGGTGTTTTCTGTCCCTTTGGTCCGAACCATAACATTTTCATATGAAGACGGGCCGCACGATTGT
This window encodes:
- a CDS encoding LysR family transcriptional regulator; the protein is MKPDFNRLKVFYHIFSRMSIALAAKDLHVTQSAVSQHLQKLEAEIGTPLFTRLHKRLVPTAAGENLFRIVEPFVSELESGLRTIRQAREKPSGRLRIGSPVEFGKKYFPGIFGAFREKYPDVTFFLKLGHSPTLLSMVSQGKLDFAFADIFPTHDRFSGDLGIFSIEPIVEEEIVLACSGEYHARHVEHDHSFEHLVTRDFIAYGLSALPLKNWFRHHFGKAFSRLNIVMAVESHQTVVAGIKHHMGLGVVASHVVHGEISRGEIVPVTTSEKEVINRISLVQLQDKIPTLTEKAFLAHFREIMNATGMKRLE
- a CDS encoding adenylate/guanylate cyclase domain-containing protein, with translation MDSSSEKRLTLSSQNEMIGRCMARLRAVERPEEVEPVLYDVFKNAPVAIWPDSDAYEDMLNADLYRHILRHYRFKKENLCLWRFIKNLPPEQLDDTAPPRPALQMLDDLIRIYFYSDPLDDLSCIFIPISDISKTHKYLRWIKRYFYNADYPTSLLWLYALDSSLSSLFPDEILFLGQRKAGPFSNIMFPDYSDEDAVLFKRYSDETGHYVRMDGKAAADEFRHIFTFLQQESKDRCLSRSGRRDADTDPAAYDREWEKFEDVLKFGVSDRNESGCVSFSDMRASTQFLNTHGRSIYLNKIQQPFFEKTKLISKRYHGRIDKFMGDNVMCVFLNTRNDEPDAQQRPAFLNNFFAVFDLCRILYNLIVAEGFEDSSLGLRSGLTYGDQILRSNLGNEFMRDFTVTGETVNLAARLEHISIHELKLHNQMYFQDAIERFPKISQLIPIIEDFRNLNTETQEVIHQFTLYQNIGSNLEKLDRSRFDIRFNQSFYQKIRAHFLNAGYPVLNPETAEIHGYDEYRIGEFRLKFYFAYYNPKGFSRFERIRILPLEPDVLKHLDLQAIL
- a CDS encoding transglutaminase-like domain-containing protein — its product is MKTASPHRTTPPLLLGASLLFWGIQVGLLPLACVMAILLELSHPVRFRWAFSKKDFNRISDLCALLFVGIFAWLLMVHRSVFIIFTTMMWLPAVLFPLVFCQTYNTEPQIDIRSISLFLRKQKEGPQSGTPFAVNLNFPYFALCILSASFAFNKNSGFYIGFMALSAGALLAVRPARFSPISWAILFILACYGGYAGHVGLNRLQLYLEARGLEWFYDMEREDADPYRNITALGYIGHLKRSDRIFFRVRPRTGVQVPLLLREAVYDQYSSSNWYAIHSDFERIAPEAPEMVWPLGKASAPAAGIEVAAHLRSGQGMLKLPGGTFQVSGLPLLNLSRSRLGAIRVKEGPGLIRYTARFGHEVLSPPPSENDLLVPKAERAAIDQIVSELKLETGPPEKRLETLANFFEQNFTYSLDLNSGNTLTPLAHFLLKYRSGHCEYFATATVLLLRAAGIPARYVTGFSAHEFSLSGSWIVVRERHAHAWAMACVNGVWQDVDNTVSTWRETEDEAAPSWQLLSDLWSWLAFRFSQWQWRQDAGDFSGYVPWLLIPLLAIVVRKLWRTKRIKPVRRAESSPAPVRRYGSDSEFYQVVEKLNRMGHVRNPGEPLSDWISGIGRSAEGRRLTASLRPILMLHYRYRFDPEGVTPRERRVLQEKVRAWLIRSEKRDEAGDAPQS
- a CDS encoding DUF58 domain-containing protein, with the protein product MKILIKRLLYIHFRLLYAIKRRMLERFTAAGLLVLFGAFTSGVLGLDTRRSMSYQIFTFLVCLLLLAVAWGFFSRLRFSAERIMPRFGTAGEPLTYQLILRNNTAKPRRGLSFFENLQDPRPDFKTFLKAREPGEEKRNFFDRHMGFYRWEWLISRRQGVRIPPQPLPVIPPGGSEKIRVRLHPRHRGVIRLTGLTLAWPDPFGLFNSLLRIPLPREVVVLPRRYSLPSFRLPGSRRFQSGGVALTSSVGDSEEFVSLRDYRAGDPLRKIHWKSWARMGRPMVREFQEEFFVRHALVLDTFHDADDSDLFEEAVSVAASFACTVQTQESLLDLIFVGPESYCFTAGRGLGETEKTLEILASVRPCLDKPFSALAASVIERAGLLSGCICVLLSWDTLRREFVRRLRMLGVPVLVLVITDALFAEPGDDADACNFHQLKVGKIEAGLAKL
- a CDS encoding AAA family ATPase — its product is MSELTPIEIYRKITENIETVIIGQSAAIRRLLAVFFSNGHVLLEDYPGTGKTTLAKALACSVSCDYKRIQFTPDLLPSDILGVSVFDQKDGLFHFHRGPVFTNILLADEINRASPRTQSALLEAMAESQVSIDGERRQLADIFFVIATQNPVESRGTYPLPEAQMDRFTAQFSLGYVSQAQEMAILSDQGIKDPMAQISPCISVEDIVTLRQSIGNIRVSEEIRRYIVEIVQATRSFPGIDMGASPRASLSLMKTAKALALFDGLAFVTPEHIQEIAVQVIAHRMVMAAQAKFSGETDADIVRQILETIPVPA
- a CDS encoding flavodoxin family protein, encoding MKSLVVYSSRTGNTRKVAQAIFEILPEPKEIHPVETAPPPDEFDFIALGFWANKGTADEAAQKYMKTINGKNVGVFGTLGAYPDSEHARKCMARVEKLLEGNHVHGGFMCQGKVDPDVVQMMAKVAPEKHPMTPERRNRLEEAKLHPDEKDLLNARTAFEAILEKL
- a CDS encoding IS630 family transposase; protein product: MRKKRSLNIRTHIFMPEETETLKRYRDGQKDYRLKLRFIALLLIAGNTGTEIVAAAVGKDIRTVETWYGKYLTHGPDALNSFQYQPKRCFLSDDQLADMIAWVKKELPSDTKVICHYIREQTGIAYCQSAVAKLLKKNGLRRLRPKLIPGKPPSEKEQTDFIEKYEKLRKSAADPESGRVVIFCDAMHFVHQTVPATCWGDPSERPVLKANSGRQRLNIMGGYDPVTCKLIHETDEKNCDSEKAIIFFKKLLRTYPKASMIKVFADNATYFHARNTQEWLEKNPRISLYFLPAYAPNLNLIERLWRFAKGKLIRNTYYEKYKTFRCHVFRLLNNIHNYESELSSLMVEKFQIIRQ